A DNA window from Paenibacillus andongensis contains the following coding sequences:
- a CDS encoding PP2C family protein-serine/threonine phosphatase: MSIVIVDDNATNLLIIEKILLKAGYTDLAMVSSARELYQLLDMDSPSTVEVPVDLILMDMMMPEIDGVEACRTVQADERFKDIPIIFVTAMGDSNKLAEALDAGALDYVMKPINKVELLARIRSTLRLKYEKDWHKERDKRIKYELDLAKQVQLSVLSSPIQEEHIQISAVYKPSSELAGDFYAWYPIGPNRHGIILLDMMGHGISSSLVCMYIYSALKDTITNICDPDGVMRELNGRMNQLHQSDNLINYYFTAIYMVLDTELRTIEYVNAGHPAGIALLDGEVKLLTEGCCALGFFEGIEITKGVIPYEKEARIVLFTDGLSEWLDDEQEDGITKIMGSLKETTTHDPDGLVERIYPYAKTGAPQDDMCLVMITT; this comes from the coding sequence ATGAGCATCGTGATCGTAGATGATAACGCGACGAATTTACTTATTATTGAAAAAATCCTGCTTAAAGCCGGTTACACCGATTTAGCCATGGTGTCTTCTGCCAGAGAGCTGTATCAATTATTAGATATGGATTCACCAAGCACGGTCGAAGTGCCGGTTGATTTGATTTTGATGGATATGATGATGCCGGAAATTGATGGGGTGGAAGCATGCCGAACAGTTCAAGCCGATGAAAGGTTCAAAGATATTCCGATTATTTTCGTAACGGCGATGGGGGATTCCAATAAGCTGGCTGAAGCGCTGGATGCCGGTGCACTCGATTATGTGATGAAGCCGATTAATAAGGTGGAGCTGCTTGCGCGTATTCGATCTACGCTCCGCCTGAAATATGAAAAGGATTGGCACAAAGAGCGGGACAAACGGATTAAGTATGAGCTCGATTTGGCCAAACAAGTGCAGCTTAGTGTGCTGAGCAGCCCCATTCAGGAGGAGCATATCCAGATCTCAGCGGTCTATAAGCCCTCTTCTGAGCTCGCGGGTGACTTCTATGCCTGGTATCCGATTGGACCGAATCGGCATGGGATTATTTTGCTGGATATGATGGGACACGGCATTTCATCTTCGCTTGTCTGCATGTATATTTATTCCGCTTTGAAGGATACCATCACGAACATTTGTGATCCGGACGGCGTGATGCGTGAACTGAATGGGCGGATGAATCAGCTGCATCAATCCGATAACCTGATTAATTATTATTTTACGGCGATATACATGGTCCTGGATACGGAACTGCGCACGATTGAGTATGTGAATGCCGGACATCCTGCTGGCATCGCGCTTCTGGATGGTGAAGTGAAATTACTGACAGAAGGCTGTTGTGCTCTTGGCTTTTTTGAGGGGATTGAGATTACCAAAGGTGTTATTCCTTATGAGAAGGAAGCACGGATTGTCTTGTTTACAGACGGTCTGTCGGAGTGGCTTGATGATGAGCAGGAGGACGGCATCACCAAAATCATGGGAAGCTTGAAGGAGACGACGACGCACGATCCCGACGGCTTGGTTGAGCGCATTTATCCGTATGCGAAAACGGGTGCTCCACAGGACGATATGTGCTTGGTTATGATAACGACGTAG
- a CDS encoding carbohydrate ABC transporter permease, with protein MQYSWFNRNLKWIYTLPAVIFVMLMMLFPIIYTFRISFYEWSMSATTPPIFVGLSNYIALFKDERFWHATGSTFYFTIMALGLEIILGIAIALLLSREFKGKNLVKTVFLLPMVATPVAMGLVWMLIYEPTIGIANMMLKSMGLKPLLWLASPNQVIPSLVIVDVWQWTPMIALIIMAGLATLPTDPYEAADVDGATAWRKFVSITLPLLKPTIIVAAMLRLIDVLKTFDIIYATTQGGPNFASETLNLYGYVLGFQYFKLGMASSLLVIFFALVMGLTLFMIWMRKRLEGTSS; from the coding sequence ATGCAATACAGTTGGTTTAACCGCAATTTAAAATGGATCTATACACTTCCGGCGGTCATCTTCGTCATGTTGATGATGTTGTTTCCAATCATCTATACATTCCGAATCAGCTTCTATGAGTGGAGCATGTCAGCAACAACACCGCCAATCTTTGTAGGATTGTCAAACTATATTGCCCTATTCAAAGATGAGCGCTTTTGGCATGCAACAGGTTCAACGTTCTACTTCACGATCATGGCCCTTGGGCTTGAAATTATCCTGGGAATCGCTATTGCCTTGCTGTTGTCGAGGGAATTCAAAGGCAAAAACCTCGTAAAAACGGTTTTCCTGCTGCCCATGGTAGCAACACCGGTGGCTATGGGCTTGGTGTGGATGCTCATCTATGAGCCAACCATCGGGATAGCGAATATGATGCTCAAATCGATGGGCTTAAAGCCATTGCTATGGCTAGCTTCGCCTAATCAGGTTATACCTTCGCTTGTTATTGTAGATGTCTGGCAATGGACACCAATGATTGCCCTCATTATTATGGCAGGCTTAGCTACACTGCCAACCGATCCTTATGAGGCGGCGGATGTGGACGGAGCAACAGCGTGGAGAAAATTCGTTTCCATTACGCTGCCCTTGCTGAAACCAACGATTATTGTAGCGGCGATGCTGCGCTTAATCGATGTGCTCAAGACGTTCGATATTATTTATGCAACAACACAAGGTGGACCGAATTTTGCTTCAGAGACATTGAACTTGTATGGTTATGTGCTCGGTTTCCAATACTTTAAGCTGGGTATGGCTTCATCGTTACTTGTTATCTTCTTTGCTCTGGTGATGGGACTGACTTTATTTATGATATGGATGCGCAAACGATTGGAGGGAACCTCATCATGA
- the dgoD gene encoding galactonate dehydratase produces the protein MKITKLELFKVPPRWLFLKIETDEGITGWGEPVVEGKADTVAAAVMEMSDHIIGRDPMRIEDMFQVLYRGGFYRGGPILTSAISGIEQALWDIKGKFYNAPVYDLLGGACRDKTRVYSWIGGDRPSDVGQAAKQQAAAGFTAVKMNATEEMHYIDSISKVDEAIARIAAVREAVGKDVGIGIDFHGRVHKSMAKIIVKELEPYRPMFIEEPVLPENNEALKEIARYTSCPIATGERMYTRWGFKELLAQGIVDIIQPDLSHAGGILETRKIAAMAEAYDIAIAPHCPLGPIALAACLQLDTCSPNAFIQEQSLGIHYNQGSDLLDYLKDPSVFKYEEGFVANLTAPGLGIEINEDKVREMAAIGHNWKNPVWRQADGTVAEW, from the coding sequence ATGAAAATTACGAAGCTGGAACTGTTTAAGGTGCCGCCAAGATGGTTATTTCTGAAAATCGAAACGGATGAAGGCATTACGGGATGGGGAGAGCCCGTCGTCGAGGGCAAAGCGGATACAGTTGCTGCCGCGGTGATGGAAATGAGCGATCATATCATTGGCAGGGATCCGATGCGGATCGAGGATATGTTCCAAGTGCTGTACCGCGGGGGCTTTTACCGCGGAGGACCGATCTTGACCAGCGCCATCTCAGGCATTGAGCAAGCGCTTTGGGACATTAAGGGCAAATTCTACAATGCGCCCGTCTATGATCTGCTTGGCGGCGCTTGCCGCGACAAGACGCGCGTCTATTCGTGGATCGGCGGGGACCGTCCGAGCGACGTAGGTCAAGCGGCCAAGCAGCAGGCCGCGGCTGGATTTACGGCGGTGAAAATGAACGCCACCGAGGAAATGCACTACATCGACTCCATCAGCAAAGTGGATGAAGCGATTGCCCGCATTGCCGCGGTACGCGAAGCCGTCGGCAAAGATGTTGGCATCGGCATCGATTTCCACGGCCGCGTGCACAAGTCGATGGCCAAAATCATCGTCAAGGAACTAGAGCCGTACCGGCCTATGTTCATTGAGGAGCCTGTTTTGCCCGAGAATAATGAAGCGCTTAAGGAGATCGCTCGCTACACCTCGTGTCCGATCGCCACGGGCGAGCGGATGTATACGCGCTGGGGCTTCAAAGAGCTGCTGGCCCAAGGCATCGTGGACATTATCCAACCTGATCTTTCCCATGCGGGAGGCATCTTGGAAACACGCAAAATCGCCGCGATGGCGGAAGCCTACGATATAGCCATTGCGCCGCATTGTCCGCTAGGCCCTATCGCTTTGGCAGCATGCCTTCAGCTGGATACGTGCTCTCCGAATGCTTTCATTCAGGAGCAAAGCCTCGGCATTCACTACAATCAAGGCAGTGACTTGCTTGATTATTTGAAAGATCCTTCTGTGTTTAAATATGAAGAAGGCTTCGTAGCCAATCTAACTGCGCCAGGTCTTGGGATCGAGATCAATGAAGATAAAGTAAGAGAGATGGCTGCGATTGGTCATAACTGGAAAAATCCCGTTTGGCGCCAAGCCGATGGTACGGTAGCCGAGTGGTAA
- a CDS encoding response regulator codes for MIQLLIVDDEAHVVDRLQSTIDWASIGIGQVFKAYSGKEALELLGQMSIDIVITDIQMPGISGLQLIAEINRRWAKTKCILLSGYSDFNYAKEAILQGSEDYLLKPVTEQALLATVSRVMEKLQKEWEAVISTQRLTYTFKENLPLLRGNLLSDLLQGHQISEQSLREKMQILELPDYHEHACVMMMVRLESNFLEYDTGHLSLMEYAISNMAHELFSEKFDSWHTKDAHDYLVFVMKHKQETPDKEEAAWLERTASVLQSAVKNYLKGKISILLSSWGEFPAEINALYNSSLSAFRKRIGSEHELFMRLGDESVQTELSALQRLYEPPTLNHLLEAARWEDTEEKLSQIFDEMEVRFSESQEHLLEVYFSIASAFAYIAHKNGRQLHQLIGGDYDRMMEGIPFRTVNQLREWSIRSLRRMKEDMDQERQDSRATLIKDIRSFIDQHLASDVSLQSIADHVYMHPVYVSKIYKLETGENLSDYVNHARMDKAAYLLKNGQDKIYEIATQLGYQRPHSFNHAFKKHYGMTPQEYRDQYS; via the coding sequence ATGATTCAACTGTTGATTGTCGATGACGAAGCGCATGTCGTGGATCGGCTGCAGTCTACGATTGACTGGGCATCTATTGGGATTGGGCAGGTTTTCAAGGCTTATTCGGGTAAAGAAGCGCTGGAGCTGCTGGGGCAAATGTCGATTGATATCGTGATTACGGACATTCAGATGCCAGGGATCTCCGGCTTGCAATTAATTGCCGAGATCAACCGTCGTTGGGCGAAGACCAAGTGTATTCTCTTGTCCGGTTACTCGGATTTCAACTATGCCAAAGAAGCGATTCTACAGGGCTCGGAGGATTATTTGCTCAAGCCGGTCACGGAACAAGCTTTGCTGGCTACGGTCAGCCGGGTGATGGAAAAGCTGCAGAAGGAATGGGAAGCCGTCATCTCTACGCAGCGTCTTACGTATACATTCAAGGAAAACCTCCCTTTACTTCGAGGGAATTTATTGAGTGATTTACTTCAAGGGCACCAAATATCGGAGCAATCCCTTCGAGAAAAAATGCAGATTCTAGAGCTCCCTGATTACCATGAGCATGCTTGCGTTATGATGATGGTTCGGTTGGAATCGAATTTTCTGGAATATGATACCGGTCATTTATCGTTAATGGAATATGCGATTAGCAATATGGCCCACGAATTATTTTCTGAAAAATTCGATAGCTGGCATACGAAGGATGCTCATGATTATTTGGTATTCGTGATGAAGCATAAGCAGGAGACACCCGACAAGGAAGAAGCTGCTTGGCTGGAACGAACCGCTTCTGTGCTTCAATCGGCGGTGAAGAATTATTTGAAAGGCAAAATTTCCATCCTTCTGAGCAGTTGGGGCGAGTTCCCGGCCGAAATAAATGCGCTGTACAATAGCTCGCTTAGCGCCTTTCGCAAACGTATCGGGAGTGAGCACGAGCTGTTCATGCGGCTTGGCGATGAATCTGTTCAGACCGAACTGTCAGCCTTGCAAAGGCTATATGAGCCTCCAACGCTCAATCACTTGCTGGAAGCAGCAAGATGGGAAGATACCGAGGAAAAGTTGTCTCAGATTTTTGATGAAATGGAAGTCAGATTTTCCGAATCGCAAGAACATCTTTTAGAGGTTTATTTCTCGATCGCATCCGCTTTTGCTTACATTGCACATAAGAATGGCCGGCAGCTGCATCAGCTCATTGGCGGTGATTACGACCGGATGATGGAAGGTATACCGTTTCGTACGGTGAACCAGCTGCGCGAGTGGTCGATCCGTTCCTTAAGGCGTATGAAGGAGGATATGGATCAAGAAAGGCAAGACAGCCGTGCAACGCTGATCAAGGATATCAGGTCTTTCATCGATCAGCATCTGGCTAGCGACGTCTCCTTACAATCGATTGCCGATCATGTGTACATGCATCCGGTGTATGTCTCGAAGATCTACAAGCTCGAAACGGGTGAAAATTTAAGCGACTACGTCAATCATGCACGGATGGATAAAGCCGCTTATCTGCTGAAGAATGGTCAGGATAAGATTTATGAAATCGCCACACAGCTTGGCTATCAGCGCCCGCATTCCTTTAACCATGCGTTCAAGAAGCATTATGGCATGACTCCGCAAGAGTACCGAGATCAATATTCGTAG
- a CDS encoding sensor histidine kinase, whose product MPYKLNIFSKILILLVLLLIPIVLLYSYTNRITNNVVQDQIQSSNLNQLSFFMHQLDADVERLAMSPVILGSDPYIREFIDRNASTDYDMLKEQSRIIQKLSLQSVSSGWVNELTIAIPHGKQVLSSSIFVNGTDAWPWSSPIKRTWTYEERKGDNGVGSFVREISEPIRAQVASQANVLYQVRFSAQNMIQLLDVYKQDKRSDPFLVDGQNRAIFNSSSNPSITNTIHERMAGQGLPLTGQVQFEIANQQYLVSFVKSEQLGWYLVDYVPVQKILSPITMTRKLFYVSIALLLVMSILASFLLYRNVQIPIGKMIQSVQQVKRGDLSARIAYRAKNEFDFLIQRFNEMAEQIQVLVEDVYAEKIRSREATLKQLQSQIHPHFLYNSLFFIINSAEMEDKESVVAMSQNLAEFYRYTTRVEKQSVRLQEELDLVGHYLTIQNLRIHRLKYEISVPEEMLNERVPRLILQPLVENAIVHGIERSAEGDLITITGEQKDGWNRLIVEDNGEGLDEAGLDKLLKQLEAPMSDEIGCGTWNVHHRLYYQFGEGSGLTFERVNNGGLRAVLTWKHNSQESDPATEVIKR is encoded by the coding sequence GTGCCGTATAAACTTAATATTTTCAGCAAAATTCTCATTCTATTGGTTCTACTCCTTATCCCTATTGTGCTGCTTTACAGCTATACGAATCGGATAACGAATAACGTAGTTCAAGACCAGATTCAGTCATCAAATTTAAACCAGCTGTCCTTCTTCATGCATCAATTGGATGCGGATGTGGAGCGATTAGCGATGTCTCCCGTTATTCTCGGCAGCGATCCTTACATAAGGGAATTTATCGACAGGAATGCGTCGACTGATTATGACATGCTGAAAGAACAGTCACGGATTATACAGAAGCTTAGCCTCCAAAGTGTCTCCAGCGGATGGGTGAATGAACTGACCATTGCGATTCCACACGGGAAGCAAGTGTTGTCTTCCAGTATTTTCGTAAATGGGACGGATGCTTGGCCTTGGAGTAGCCCGATTAAACGCACATGGACGTATGAGGAACGCAAGGGCGACAATGGGGTTGGGTCGTTCGTTAGGGAAATTAGTGAGCCGATCCGTGCCCAGGTTGCCAGTCAGGCTAATGTACTGTATCAAGTAAGGTTCAGCGCGCAGAATATGATTCAACTGCTGGATGTGTACAAGCAAGATAAACGAAGCGATCCTTTTTTGGTTGATGGGCAAAATAGGGCGATTTTCAACAGCTCGTCGAATCCGTCGATTACCAATACAATTCATGAAAGAATGGCTGGTCAAGGCTTACCGCTTACCGGCCAAGTTCAATTTGAAATCGCTAATCAACAGTATTTGGTCAGCTTTGTCAAATCGGAACAGTTGGGTTGGTACTTGGTGGATTATGTACCTGTGCAGAAGATACTTTCTCCGATTACGATGACGCGTAAATTGTTTTACGTTTCTATTGCTCTGCTGCTTGTGATGAGTATTCTGGCTTCTTTCTTGCTGTATCGCAACGTGCAGATTCCAATTGGCAAGATGATTCAAAGTGTACAGCAAGTGAAGCGAGGCGATTTATCGGCTCGGATTGCGTATAGAGCCAAAAATGAATTTGATTTCCTCATCCAGCGATTCAATGAGATGGCCGAGCAAATTCAAGTGCTTGTTGAAGATGTGTATGCGGAGAAAATCCGTTCACGTGAAGCGACCTTGAAGCAGCTGCAGTCGCAGATTCACCCGCATTTTCTCTATAATTCCTTGTTCTTCATCATCAATTCAGCGGAGATGGAAGATAAAGAATCGGTCGTAGCCATGTCGCAGAATTTAGCTGAGTTTTACCGTTACACGACGAGGGTGGAAAAACAAAGCGTGCGTTTGCAGGAAGAACTGGACTTGGTCGGCCATTATTTAACCATTCAAAACCTACGCATTCACCGGTTGAAATATGAGATATCTGTGCCGGAAGAGATGCTTAACGAGCGGGTTCCCCGACTTATTTTGCAGCCGCTAGTAGAGAATGCCATTGTCCATGGGATTGAGCGCAGCGCAGAGGGTGATCTCATTACGATTACGGGTGAGCAGAAAGACGGATGGAACCGACTGATTGTGGAAGATAACGGCGAAGGGCTGGACGAAGCGGGATTAGATAAGCTGCTTAAACAGCTGGAAGCTCCAATGTCCGATGAGATTGGCTGTGGAACATGGAATGTTCACCACCGATTGTATTATCAGTTCGGGGAAGGCTCCGGGCTTACTTTTGAACGAGTAAATAACGGTGGTTTAAGGGCAGTACTGACTTGGAAACATAATTCCCAGGAGAGTGATCCAGCCACAGAGGTGATAAAACGATGA
- a CDS encoding PrsW family glutamic-type intramembrane protease, producing MAEVTVLRTVKQGQVIVYENDASNMFYTIGSGSFEVRSSGKRVAVLHQGDYFGEIALLTGVSTTATITALEDGKLLALGEEEFRFTLMRHEPVKRQFLAALRIRRPDIADIAIRQWMPDSEQPEQVASAGQKWLRPPAQQRWIDVLMAMGGLFLVATLLSVWLKGAIWTYAALVTGCLAGPVSFVAYARSSQLLGYRISRLLGVFVTSAAIALPLAMLLEKSWLFAKGPDAYTFTQLHLPIAVALIEEASKLLICYFFLRSKRQRFRMDAVVFGAAAGMGFAAVENMIYGWAFLGTGETGSMLAVLWLRALLSPFGHGTWTAIAAAGIGIGLSKVSTSSGKLSVWLKVAGLVSASILLHTLWDFQFASGPLRVVGMAVVGAAGLLLLFLLIRSGTVEEIQALTLLNPALSADRLIDDAGEEEVDVDRPLNCLACDTQCPPKTRYCPRCGQSLRVEAARN from the coding sequence TTGGCGGAGGTCACGGTGCTGCGGACCGTGAAGCAGGGCCAAGTCATTGTTTACGAGAATGATGCCTCAAATATGTTTTATACGATCGGCTCCGGCAGCTTCGAGGTCCGTTCATCAGGGAAGCGTGTAGCCGTACTTCACCAGGGCGACTATTTCGGTGAGATTGCACTGCTGACGGGTGTATCTACAACGGCAACGATTACAGCACTTGAGGACGGCAAGCTGTTAGCACTTGGAGAAGAGGAATTCCGATTTACGTTGATGCGGCACGAACCGGTGAAGCGGCAGTTCCTGGCAGCCCTGCGTATTCGCAGGCCGGATATCGCAGATATCGCCATCAGGCAATGGATGCCGGATTCGGAACAACCCGAACAAGTCGCCTCTGCCGGGCAGAAATGGCTTCGGCCGCCGGCACAGCAGCGCTGGATCGATGTGCTAATGGCGATGGGCGGCTTGTTTCTGGTCGCAACGCTGCTGTCCGTTTGGCTGAAGGGCGCGATATGGACTTATGCCGCTTTGGTGACGGGCTGTCTGGCAGGACCGGTCAGCTTCGTCGCCTATGCCAGAAGCTCGCAACTGCTGGGCTATCGCATAAGCCGGCTGCTTGGCGTTTTTGTAACATCAGCAGCCATCGCCTTACCGCTGGCCATGCTGCTGGAGAAAAGCTGGTTGTTCGCAAAAGGGCCGGACGCGTATACATTTACTCAGCTTCATCTACCGATTGCCGTCGCTTTAATCGAAGAGGCATCGAAACTGCTGATTTGCTATTTCTTCCTGCGCAGCAAGCGGCAGCGTTTCCGAATGGATGCGGTCGTCTTTGGCGCCGCAGCGGGCATGGGCTTCGCTGCCGTTGAAAATATGATCTATGGCTGGGCTTTTCTCGGAACGGGAGAGACCGGCAGTATGCTTGCTGTCTTATGGTTGAGAGCCTTGCTATCACCATTTGGGCACGGAACGTGGACGGCTATTGCGGCAGCAGGCATTGGGATCGGATTGTCGAAGGTCTCGACATCGTCTGGCAAGTTAAGCGTATGGCTAAAGGTGGCGGGACTGGTTAGCGCGAGCATTCTGCTGCACACGCTCTGGGACTTCCAATTCGCAAGCGGACCGCTGAGGGTGGTTGGCATGGCTGTAGTCGGTGCAGCTGGGCTCCTGTTGCTATTCCTGCTTATCCGTTCCGGCACGGTGGAAGAAATACAAGCGTTGACGCTGCTGAATCCGGCACTGAGCGCGGACCGGTTGATAGACGATGCGGGGGAAGAGGAGGTGGACGTCGATCGTCCGCTAAACTGCCTAGCGTGTGACACGCAGTGCCCGCCAAAGACACGGTATTGTCCGCGCTGCGGGCAGTCACTTCGGGTGGAGGCCGCGCGGAATTGA
- a CDS encoding carbohydrate ABC transporter permease, protein MKPKKGLKVILTLLTFLVLIAFGFPFIWMLLASFKTQAQILSTGNIFFFKPTFHNYVSVFKEYNFLKFIWNSLLVAAGSTLLSLILGLPAAYAIARHHLHKLGLLILVARIIPGITFLIPWFILFSKIHLVDTYTALILSHMLVGLPFIIWIMISFFEALPTEIEESGLIDGCTHHQVFLRIILPISGPGVITASLLSFIFSWNNFMFSVILAGDKTKTLPIAVFNFMSYSEINWGALMAAACIITLPVLIIALVSQRYVVSGLSAGAVKG, encoded by the coding sequence ATGAAGCCAAAGAAGGGCTTAAAAGTTATCCTAACGCTGCTAACGTTCCTCGTCCTAATCGCCTTTGGTTTTCCATTTATCTGGATGTTATTGGCTTCTTTTAAGACACAAGCACAGATTTTATCGACAGGCAATATCTTCTTTTTCAAACCGACTTTTCATAACTATGTCAGTGTTTTCAAAGAGTACAATTTCCTGAAATTTATTTGGAATAGTTTGCTTGTTGCAGCTGGTTCAACGCTATTGTCCCTCATTTTAGGGCTTCCTGCAGCTTACGCGATTGCAAGACATCACCTTCACAAGTTGGGCCTTCTCATCTTAGTTGCGAGAATTATCCCGGGAATCACATTCTTGATTCCTTGGTTCATCCTGTTCTCCAAGATCCATTTGGTAGACACGTATACAGCATTAATTCTTAGTCATATGCTCGTTGGATTACCGTTTATTATTTGGATTATGATCTCCTTTTTCGAGGCGCTTCCTACGGAAATCGAAGAATCAGGGCTTATCGATGGATGTACGCATCATCAAGTGTTTCTACGCATTATTTTGCCTATCTCAGGACCTGGCGTCATTACAGCATCGCTGCTTTCCTTCATCTTTTCGTGGAACAATTTCATGTTCTCGGTGATCTTGGCAGGGGACAAAACAAAAACGTTACCGATCGCTGTGTTTAACTTTATGTCTTATTCCGAAATCAACTGGGGCGCGTTGATGGCTGCTGCCTGCATTATTACACTTCCGGTTCTGATCATTGCTCTAGTGTCACAACGCTACGTGGTAAGCGGACTTTCTGCTGGTGCAGTTAAAGGCTAA
- a CDS encoding YtxH domain-containing protein yields the protein MSEAVGTNKGGLLLGLVIGGAVGAITSLLLAPKAGSELREDLSNTYRTFNDKTSQLASAVGQKTQEIVSTVSDKTQDIASAVSEKTQEVASAVSEKTKDMASSVSHQATEAIDKAKESKQLVAESLQSAKTTYQNNQH from the coding sequence ATGAGTGAAGCAGTCGGAACAAACAAAGGCGGACTATTGTTAGGTTTAGTAATCGGCGGCGCTGTCGGCGCGATAACCTCATTGTTATTAGCCCCTAAAGCAGGGTCGGAGCTGCGTGAAGACTTGTCGAATACGTATCGCACGTTCAATGATAAAACAAGCCAATTGGCTTCCGCTGTAGGTCAGAAAACACAGGAAATAGTCTCAACCGTAAGTGACAAAACACAAGATATCGCGTCAGCTGTAAGTGAGAAGACGCAGGAAGTTGCTTCAGCAGTCAGTGAGAAAACTAAGGATATGGCGAGCTCCGTTAGCCATCAAGCAACAGAAGCCATTGATAAGGCTAAAGAAAGCAAACAGCTTGTAGCTGAGTCTTTACAGTCTGCCAAAACAACTTACCAGAACAATCAACATTAA